AGTCTTCCACTATTATGTACAAATTATACAACATTTAAGCTGAAGAcatgcaaattttgcaaattttataaacagaaatttgttgtttttattaaaacgtgtaaaaataaattttaattggacTGACGACAAAATgtgatatcatttaaaaaaattttatatttctattttaatatctcttattCAAGtctttattgattatatgtaGAATTAGACATTGCGGGTGCCAAATAATAAAGCATTGATGACAATTGCTACacttaaaataatgcaaaaatatactcGTATcttgaaaacaataaaaaataaaacataaaaaccGTAAAAAAGCAGGAAAATGTAGTAACATATGTAAATTCGAAGAAAGTTATGCAGTCCTTGTTCTTTCTCctgctaatttaaataatcttcaatgttttttaatgaaacattcTTCTTTCATATATCTATTCTTATCGTTATAAggaatattatcttataataaatatagaatctGAATAGagtaatatcatattaataaatattttgttttaataattaacttattatctttaaaaaattctaaatttcttttttagaattattttaaaatcgcagtttaatctattatatttatttttatctatttatcctttttttttatcacggcATTAATGCAGGTAGAAAATAGTTCTTTTTAGCTTTAATTTCTTCTAGTTTttgagtttttatatttgagatGTGTGTGAGATAATGATATGCGTCTCGATTGCTTTAAAGAAGAGATAAGACGAGTATAAACAGTACAGCTAAAaggaaatatatctaaaaagataaaatatatcataataagatTACAATAAGGTTAAGAAAAGAGatattgttttgaaaaaaattcaaaaagaattCCTTCACTTTCGGCGAAAATCCTTCGAGTTGAATTTTTTCGCGCACAAATTCCGCGTTTGTTTTTTCGCGCGTCATTTCGCGCGGTGCACGACGGGTTGATAGAGACTCCTGATAGAAGACCCTACCGGCCGTCCAATCGCAAGCCGGCATCGCGCGGCGACTGGCCGCACTCTCAGTCTCGAGCCCGATTCGCGGAGttatcgtttctctctcttggcCCCCGGAGTCAGCGAGCCCAAAATTTCCCGAGTGTGCGAGGCAGCGGCAGCGTGAAACGGCAACAGCGACAGGAAGCGAGGATCGTCGTTCGTTAATCATCAAAAAATCAGTCCCCGTCGCGTCTATTTCTCGCGGCACGCATTCGTCGCGTATCGCAAACGCGCGCGCTAAATAAACGGCCGGACCCGCGTACGGCCGAGTCACTCATACGGAGAGGAGGGCGAGCCCGTTGTAATTGTGCGATCCGCTGGAGACGGTGTCAACGAAAAAAGGTAGAGAAAACGAGCCCGTGGCCGCATCGGCGATACGTTGTAAcagagatatacatatatttgtatttatatcccCCTCCTCCCACTCCTTCCCTCTCGGCAGCGTATAGAGCAGCCACCGGATCCTCGCCGGATCGGTCTGGCCCGCGCGCCTTCTCttacgtcaaaaaaaaaatgtaactttaAGTTTCTCTTATCGGGGTAAGAAGAATCATCGGCGAGACATTGCTCGTCGTCGACGAGCGCTTCGACGTCGCGACCCACTTTCGCTATTCGTGCACCTCGCGTGCCGGCCAAattgttatttctttattgtCTCATATCGACAAAACACACCATCCTCCCGCGCCTTtcgtctctctccctctttaaCTGTTCGCTCGCGCTGTCCTTTTCTACctcccccttctctctctctctctctctcgctctcaccttccctctttttttcttgctctatctatatctctctctatctcactCACTTTCTCTAGTTattcttctctccttctctaaCAGTGTATCGCACTAATATTTACCCGAGCGATAGAATTCTggttttatctttctctctctctctctctctctctggatgCTCTtcgtctttttctctttttatcttggAGCGAGCGTTACTTAATTTACTGCCGTATTGTCATGCCGGCGTCGAACGTGTACGCTACTGTCAGAGTCGTGCGCTTCCCTCGGTCCAGGTTTATCCTCTCGATTTCTCGATAACGTACGCGCGTGGAGAATGCCAAACAGCCGTTAATTAGCGCGTGGCATTTAACTCTGAGTTCAAAAGGCGGATAATGTCACTTATAAATAACTCACTTATTTTGAAAGTAGTGGAAATATAGGTGAAAGTGATGGACTAACATTTTatgtttacaatttatttaaatttatatttctctcacaGTTGCATCACTTTCAAAATgttcatttgtaatatattttcttgacatatgtatatatatatctacttaataaatttttcaattatgttacttttattatataaaagtatattgaaaaatatctcttgcgtaatatttgcaagatattaaaagtgtatttgcttaatattaaaaacatatttcaatGAACGATAATAATGACcatagttgatctcagtattccaaacatagtggttgacacaatgtcagtttgacattttgatttttctctttctactttttaattataactttcacttgataaggaccaaaaccatatggtcgaaacgtcgtgatataataatcaaacaataaattgccagtttggtcgtataaacacttgtttattaataatgaccatattttatctctatgTTCTAGCACAGACAAAATGTCGGACCGAAAGGCAGTAATCAAGAATGCTGATATGTCAGAGGAGATGCAGCAAGATGCTGTTGACTGCGCTACTCAAgctctcgaaaaatataacatagaaAAGGTATGCACTGTTTGTAGTATTATCTGATGTATGTGGCTGAATTAGATAATGCACTCTGAATATTCTGCAAGCACATATTTTGTATGGAACAGAATATTGAAGATGtgatcaaaatatgtatagaaatatttgatatagatatattttatatagatacataacggaaatctttatgtaaaattttttccatattcATTAAAGTCTTTGTATTTGGCATGTAACAATTCTTACTTGTATAAGCTATACCTCAatagaaagtataaaatattgcatatatatgttaagaatttataatttaaaagaaattaaggaagtcaaaaaatatcaattgacATTTGGaataacttattatatatagaacatagggttcatttattttataatagtttaataaaatctggaagatttttatttaaaaacctaatattctttaatttaattatcttgaaaTTGTTAAAGTTGTTATATTctgcaaaaaagaaatgtattatatacatgtatcattatatgtaaattctcAAGTTATGAAACATGATgaagttataatatatgatgaaaTTGTTAGATCAATATCATTATTGATTTGaccattaatatcttttaatctttttccaGGACATTGCAGCATTTATCAAGAAGGAGTTCGATAAGAAGTATAATCCGACGTGGCATTGCATTGTAGGACGTAATTTCGGTAGCTACGTGACGCACGAAACAAGacattttatctatttctatcTTGGTCAGGTAGCCATTCTCCTCTTTAAGAGCGGATAAGCTCGTTTCTCTATTCTCCTAAACTCCATCCTACctttttccttccttcctccctcccttGCTCACTAcgtaaaatatacacatttaaaatcACCACCATGTGTAAAAGGAACGTCATTATgcattatgtatacattaaaaaatttattttaaaaagcaacGCATGTGCCCGATAAGCaagtaaagagaaatattaacgTTTCCAACTGATATATTGTTCGTCGTTATGCGAAACAAATTCTAGAGAAACACACTGAAGGGTAGGGAGATAAactgggaaaaaaaaagaaagaaatgacaTACAACCTTACATGTTGAAATGTACTTTGTATGCCAACAAGTTTGTTGTgttcttgttttatattattaggtGAATATGCAAAATACGGTTGAGTTCAATACTGGCGATTTTAAATTAGCAAATTTTAGcgtaattgtttaatatatagtgTTCAAATAACACTCTAAGTGCACTACGTATACTTCGCGTTAGATGGCCACACACGAAGTGTGCCCTGCTTTATATTCTACGTAAAACTGGAAGTACATGGTATCTGTAGCTAATCGCCAATAATGAATGTAAGCCCGAACGAGATTGATTGTCTCtgcaattgttattttatattaattggaaACCATAGTCTTTTGCGTACtacataatttgattttgtattttctacAGCGACTGACATTTCTGATTAGACTAAGAACTGTTAACATGATtgaatgcaaaagaaaaaaaaaaagagctcaatctctctctcaatgTACGATATCATCATCGTACACGTCTTATTAATAACAACTTTATTTCGATCGATATAAAACTAACATgctattaaataacaatatttgacTCGTTCATTGCTCTaccttcataatttttatatcgtgcACAGATTACAATGCAAAAAAaggcaaaaaaagaaaattttatctcgagACGATGTATACTTGGGGTATAACATTCGTTTccagagaaaaaagatatcacCTTCTGctcatattaaattctatcttttatgtaatattcaaCACTCCATATTAtggtacttatatatatattatatatatataataaatatagattatacatataatatactatttatatatagtgcaatcttcaaacaatttttcatgcaGTATTTGATTATCGTAAACGTTGCTACATTGTTCAAATTTTAGACTgactattaaataataacaaaaatactaTCACACCatacataattcttttttttaatagaaatattcacACAATGCTACTTTTTTAAGTAGCAAATATGTGTAGCAGAAAGTGTTCAAAAGTAAAACCATgacggatataaaaaaaaaagaatcaaatacTGAAAATCGACTTGTTACCGagaatatctgaaaatatctGAGTTGATTGACatgttattatgttttttttaatttatttatattgtacatatattccaGCAGTTTTATTGAGatgcataaatattacatatataaatagtaacaCACACAGAATGTGAACTGTACTTTTACGGTGTTATATGATGTACGTTATGCTTTCGC
The genomic region above belongs to Cataglyphis hispanica isolate Lineage 1 chromosome 7, ULB_Chis1_1.0, whole genome shotgun sequence and contains:
- the LOC126850944 gene encoding dynein light chain 2, cytoplasmic gives rise to the protein MSDRKAVIKNADMSEEMQQDAVDCATQALEKYNIEKDIAAFIKKEFDKKYNPTWHCIVGRNFGSYVTHETRHFIYFYLGQVAILLFKSG